A genome region from Magnolia sinica isolate HGM2019 chromosome 8, MsV1, whole genome shotgun sequence includes the following:
- the LOC131252787 gene encoding mannose-1-phosphate guanylyltransferase 1 yields the protein MKALILVGGFGTRLRPLTLSVPKPLVDFANKPMILHQIEALKAIGVTEVVLAINYQPEVMLNFLKEFESKLGMKITCSQENEPMGTAGPLALAKDKLLDGSGEPFFVLNSDVISEYPLRQMIEFHRAHGGEASIMVTKVDEPSKYGVVVMEEKTGKVEKFVEKPKIFVGNKINAGIYLLNPSVIDRIQLRPTSIEKEVFPKIAAEQKLYAMVLPGFWMDIGQPRDYITGLGLYLNSLRKNSPSRLAVGPHIVGNVLVHESAVIGEGCLIGPDVAIGPNCVVESGVRLSRCTVMRGVRIKKHACISSSIIGWHSTVGQWARVENMTILGEDVHLCDEIYSNGGVVLPHKEIKSSILKPEIVM from the exons ATGAAGGCACTCATTCTCGTCGGAGGGTTCGGTACGCGTCTGCGGCCATTGACGCTCAGCGTTCCAAAGCCGCTTGTGGATTTTGCTAACAAACCCATGATTCTGCATCAG attgAAGCTCTGAAAGCTATTGGAGTGACAGAAGTTGTTCTAGCCATCAATTACCAACCAGAG GTGATGCTGAACTTCTTGAAGGAATTCGAGAGCAAGCTGGGGATGAAGATCACTTGCTCGCAGGAGAACGAGCCAATGGGCACTGCAGGTCCCCTGGCTCTAGCCAAGGATAAGCTGCTAGATGGTTCCGGTGAGCCTTTCTTCGTACTCAACAGCGATGTTATCAGTGAGTACCCGCTCAGGCAAATGATCGAATTCCACAGAGCTCATGGTGGAGAGGCTTCAATAATGGTAACCAAG GTAGATGAACCATCAAAGTACGGCGTCGTGGTCATGGAGGAGAAGACTGGGAAAGTAGAGAAGTTTGTAGAGAAACCGAAGATCTTCGTGGGCAACAAGATTAATGCCGGGATCTACCTGCTGAATCCCTCCGTCATCGACCGGATCCAATTGCGGCCCACTTCGATTGAGAAAGAGGTCTTCCCTAAGATTGCTGCAGAGCAAAAGCTCTATGCAATGGTCTTACCTGGATTCTGGATGGACATTGGGCAGCCAAGGGATTACATCACAGGCCTGGGGTTGTATCTGAACTCCCTCCGGAAGAACTCTCCTTCCCGGCTAGCTGTCGGGCCCCACATTGTGGGGAACGTCCTGGTCCATGAGAGTGCAGTCATTGGGGAGGGCTGCCTGATTGGCCCAGACGTGGCGATCGGGCCGAACTGCGTGGTCGAGTCTGGGGTGAGGCTATCCCGGTGCACGGTCATGCGTGGGGTCCGCATCAAGAAACATGCGTGCATCTCCAGCAGCATCATCGGGTGGCACTCTACGGTGGGGCAGTGGGCCCGTGTCGAGAACATGACCATCCTTGGGGAGGACGTCCACCTATGCGATGAGATATACAGCAATGGTGGGGTTGTGCTGCCCCACAAGGAGATCAAATCCAGCATCCTGAAGCCTGAGATAGTCATGTGA